Within the Sebastes umbrosus isolate fSebUmb1 chromosome 5, fSebUmb1.pri, whole genome shotgun sequence genome, the region TGTACTTTAGTCTGAGCACCtcggctttaaaaaaaacagacaagctTCAGCTGTCAAGTGATTCACCACCCACAAATCCCTCCCACATGTATGTAGATAAGGACTGAAATGTGCACATTACTTATAAGAAACTATCAAACCATCAACCATCTAGCCCTTCCCTCTGGTCTGTATTGCTACATGATATTTACTTAGAACTACATAACTTTATGACACAGTTTGGGTCTTTTATGTGCTCACTAGGTCAACCTTTTCACTGTGCATATAGAAAACTGTAGCTCAGTCTGAAGGGAAAGGAAGCTAGAGGTTTCAGCTGACCCCCACCTCACTAACCACCATCAAGTCATCATCATAAAGCGACCTTTTCAGAAATTCCACGAAAGGAAAGACTGAGCAACCACAGCCACCTGCCCAGCATTTTATATGCATGTTTTACAGGTCTTGTGAACCCAGGTAACATACTATTTTACTGCTGGGGGTTTCTTTTGATCTGGCATCACTGTTCTTCTTCTCATCTGAACCATGCCCTGAATCTGAATATTTATCTTCAACctctttaaaaatgcattatcaGCCTTTACGAGGCACAGCGTGTTAGTAAACAGTGATGCAGCAGTGTAGTCTTGGTGGGAAGATGCTGCTGCCACATGAAAAAGACATATGTCTCTGCACTGGCTCCTGTGCTCATGAAACGCTCGTAGCGAGAGACAGCGATACTTACAGAGGTGAGAATTAACCCCAACCATTACCTCAAGAGATGAGCTTACAGGAAAGCTGAGCACGTACACACCGCTTCCCCCCCCCACACTCAGTGAGAAGTTAGTACCATTGTGGTCTTTCTGCCACTTCTGGGTTCGTTTCATAGGATACAGACGATAACGCTGCTCCTTCATTGTGGTTGCAACAGTTCTCAGAATCATCAGTTCTTATGTTTGTAAATCTGCTTACAAATATTCATTAGGAATCGTTTAGTGGGCTTTGGTGGTTTTTTATAAAGGGCATCTTTCCGACCTCATAGATGGAACTTCttatgcaagaaataagcaGCCTTGCTGTGGAGGGTGCTGCAGCACTGCAGTCTCACGCTGGCCAACACTACAACTTTGTGCTTCTTCTTGATTTACATCAATTGTGAAACTAAGCAAGTCTTGTATATTGTGTAATTTGGTAGCTGTAAAGGAAGCTCTCAGGCCTCTGCTCTGTCCACTGTTGCAAAAGTTTCGTTTTCTTTCTCCAGACCCCTGCAGAGGCAAAGGGAAACCCACTTTGCATACAGAGCTCTAACTAAAAGGGTAAATACGTCAAGCGTAACCATACAGTGTACAGGGTGCTTGCACTCTACAAGCTGATGTGTCCGTTTCCCAGAAGTGTCATGCGTTCCtcgccgcagcagcagcagtagcagcagcggCGACAGCACAGGGCGGGTTAAGTGGGAGTGTGAGGGCGTGGGGGTCTAACCAGGTCGTGTTCGCTGCTGCTCCAGTTAATAAAGAGACCAAAATGAATCACTGAATCAGCAAGTATCTCCATCAGTAACCGTCTGTTTGTCACACGGTCTACCTGCTTTCTGTTGCATAATGGATATAGCTGTGGTCATGATGACTGATTACACATATGAAGTAGTGCCTGAAAACTACAATGAATTTCTCAACCTGAAATGAACAACATTACTCATGTCTCTTCGTGCAAACACTTTTTCCCTTACGCAAGTCTTGTGAGCGGGGCTTTAATATTCAGCTCGTCTGTATTCCATTTTCATATCGAGATATTGTGATTCACAGTCCTCCGTATGTCTAACAGAATAAGTTAAATTTAGCTAATGTCTGTCATAACATTTTAGATATTTGAGACAATGTGGGCCTATCAAAAATTACAGGATTGGGTTGCACTAAAATTCTGATATCTACTGCATATGACACCACTTAGGAAGCCGTAAAAGGAGGTTCCACAAAACACTTCATTGTAATTCAAAATGTAGAAACTGACCATTAAATGTCATGATCACGTGTCACACTCCTCATCAGAAGAAGAGTAACAGTCTAGTCCCAGGACATGACCCGTCCTCTCCTCTATTGTCCCAGCGTTGGATGATTTCCCAGGTATCCTTTCTGCTACCTCACAGTCTAACTTGCGGCGTTGGACGACAACAGTTCCCACTGTCGCACCGTCGTCATCTCTGCTCTGGGTTGAAAGTGTTTGCCTTAATGAGGCGTTAACAAGGTTTGGCAGGCCGGACTGCAGCACCCGGGCTAGGCTCTGTGTTTGAGAGGAGCCTTGCTGAACTGGCGGACCTCTGAATGCAGCAGCGGCCACCGCCAGCCTCATGTGGTCAAAGGAGAGGggctggtcctggtcctggtctgcACAGACTGCCTCTGAGGTTTCTGAGTTTGGGTTGGTGGGGACAGGGGTTTGAAACCGGCTGAAAGGTCCCTGCCTCGCAGGTGCTGAGGTTTTGTGACAATTGCTGGTCAAGTCATTCTCACCTCCACTCAACTGACTGCTACCACCATGTGACTCATAGGGCCGAGGGTGTTTAACTGTAAatgagagtgaagatacataGAGGCATGAAAGGTCAGTTACTGgtgtcttaaaggaatagttcaccaAAAAATGAAATTCAGTCAGAAACAAAGGATATTAAACAAGTTATAGCAAATTAAgattatacatttatacagtatgtctgtcaGAGAGGACTTTCTTTATACTcgacattcacaaaaacaatcaGCAGCGGTGATGAAGAGAATCTGCGGGGATCACTGAGATACTGAGAtatgtaatgtatataatgtacaAAATATACAGTTTTAAATATGACAAAGACGACACCGGTGCAGGAGGCCTGGTTGGTGAAAGGGGGAATCAGCGTTATCAGTAGAAAAAGATGATTATTAGTTTGTGTTAGGGATGTTAACGAATAACCGTTAATAAGCTAATCACCAGGAACATTTTTGACCGGTTAGGCATGTCGGTCTACAGTATATGCTAATTTAAAATACTGAGCTGAAATACTGAACTGACATCCCTAGTTTGTGTATGTGCTTGTAGACAGAAGCCATCTGATTATTAAGAGTTCAAAAAATGACTTCAAACAGTCTTCTCAAGTCTAACAATCACACATTTGGTTCAAGTCATCTGGCAGAGGAGTCTACTGCCTTCATGTGCGTCTTTGATACTCTAAACACTAAATACAACTTGTTGCACTTccaagttcttttttttaaagaaaaaaaaataatctaatttCACTGCGTATGAGAGTTTAGTCATGAGCTTTATCACACTGACCTATACTGGGAGAGTCCTGTGTGTCTGCTCTCCTTTTGCAGTATGCTCGAGGAGTCCATGGCTTATGTTTGCAGGCGGGGTCAAGAACACGTAGCTTGGTAATGAAGCGTTTGTACTCTCTTTCTAAAGCCTCCATGTGCAGCTGGAACTCGGCTATCTTCCTCTCTGGGTAATGAAACAGCTGCGACTGCTGAAagggaaaaagacaaaaacagatatTCAACTTTAGACAGGGAATTTAGTGTCATTGGATGCCATCTCTGTATAAACTAACAATACATTTACCTGCAAATAATACTCTATTTCATTCTTGATGCTGGGGATCCACTTTTTCACAGAGGAAGCTGAATTAAGAGTAGACTGCAAAGAAAAAGGGTTGGCTGAAACAAACTAGTCCATGTAAACATGAATAGAGGTGATGTGTAAACAATTATTAATAACGATTTATAACTTCTTCATTACCAGCTTGGGTCTCCGCTCATGTACATCTTTGAGGCGTCCCTCTGTAAATGATATATTGAAAGAAAGCATTAGTTTAGGTGCCTTAAGAAGCTCGGTTTTTACTCTGAGCAACATGGTGAATgctaaacaaacaacaaaatggtGAATGCTAGCTGTTAGCCTCTAAACATTAAACAACTTGTAACCGTTTATGATGGACACAAGCTTTAAATTGTGTCTGAACTGCTCAGCTAGTGAGTCTCTGTGTTTGAGTCATCATTGCagaatgtggtcctggagacacccaCTGTAACGGGAACTACCACATAGTACTTTTCCGGGCGTCTGtatgtctgtggacagatttgaTGACCGTGATAGCGTTGCAACCGTGCAAGATGAAGTAATGAAACTTAACAGTTATGTAGTTGTGATCAAAATTAAAGTAGAGTTTGAAGATGGGCGCAGTCTGAGCAAAATGGGCGGTGGGGCCATCGGCCTCCCACTTTACGCCTCTGGCCCGATTTGGCTTCACAAACCTTTACAGTCGAGATCATAATTAAGGCCCCAATTGAAGATGGTTGCGGAAAGCAATGGCACTAGAAATAGGGGGTAGGATgttcactgtaaagctgagacttgtGTGGATCCGATGAGCCCATTTTTATTCATGattgatgatgttagtcctcataggagccatttcattttattgagaccattttttaaaacttgaccttactgtataaaatgacccgtggtgacctctaggataatcacagcctcatgaaacttcacagccacaaactagagacctagagcattcagaggatggatggctttcctagctagattgacaataagggggtttcggagcagtttacagaacagaagtgctcgccatccaatcactgaaaaatgcaattcttgcagaaatttccaaatgtcaaaagtttttgataccaaatcacagcatggacttttctatggtgttcctcaaggtcttggtgtcttaatttttttttttggagggattattgataatttttatcaattcttgagtggtaaaaaatggtttaaatttagcaccaaatctgtgtagcaaatggtatcaaccccaaaattgctgcagcaacttatgagaaagaagtgagcatgggaatggccatcacatacttcaatcataatgttctaagcccctATACACTtctacaatttattttaaatcattcattcatgtttatttcttaatttatgactagaacgatttgacacacagtgctgagctgcatcaaattaatcttcaggttcccagctttcagatgatgtacaccacttctatgtgacatctagtgttgacctgctatctcctcctaaagaccccctataccaccctgaaaaaaaaagacaaaaactggtctactgtgggtctcagagagtTAAATGTCAAATATGGTATGCTCAACACTGCACCAGAAAGAAAGGGTAGCTTCCCCTGAATCATATGATGTAGTTAGGTTATAACACTTCATACTGACTGAAAGAATAAGCTCAGAATtggcaaaaaatataaaactatatcCACTTTGTCCAAGCGTTTCTATGTCTATCTGGTTCATTTCAACCAGACGTAGTTGGAAGAGATCTCCAGCTCCTGCTGCCTCAGTAGGTCAACAACTATTCTCAGGGACTCCTCCCACCCAGCTCATCACCTGTTTGACCTGCTGCCCTCTGGCAGGCGCTACAGGTCAATGAAAGCCTGCACCTCCAGACTCACGAACAGTTTCTTTCCCTGGGCCATACAGaaactgaacaaacaataaaccTGTGCAATGAATTGcatacatttgtctgtgcaatatatcgttgatgcaatatacatctcaagtgcaactacctttgtttacattttatttattacatctactctacCTATTTTACTAGTGCAACtacctgtttacattacatctattttttatattttatacttctagtgtaacacttctgtttacatttatttattacatctactttacctgttttatttgctttataactgtgtgttttacctattatatgttttacctgttttatttgctttataactgtgtgtgttttacctgttatatgttttacctgttttatttgctttataactgtgtgtgttttacctgttatatgttttacctgttttatttgctttataactgtgtgtgttttacctgttatatgttttacctgttttatttgctttataactgtgtgtgttttacctgttatatgttttacctgttttatttgctttataactgtgtgtgttttacctgttaacCTGTttaagctttctattctattctattctatttagctagctgctagctcATCTAACAACTGTGAGTTAGCATCACTGTAGCTAACAGTTAAAGCTTTAAAAGTGCCTTTATCGGACAAATATTAATCAACAAATGACAGTGTATGTTGTGGCTACTAGCTGcttaccctctctctctttctgaagCCATAGTCTGTTCAGTTTGCCTTGTTGTTTCTCCTCGTTTCTCGCCATTTCAACCTCCAGAGAGTCTCTGCagctcaaacaaaacaaaacaatgtcatgTGACACACAGCAGCCGTGACGTGAGACTAACATCTCGCGAGAACAACTCCCAACGTGATTACATGCACTTACCACCTGTAAAACCACCATATAATTTGTAGATTTATCTTGGATATTATTGTCTGTAATTTTGAACTTCTACTGGAAGtttattgcatttttgttttgctttaacaCAAGACATAAGAAAGAGTATTACCTAATTTCCTTATACAATTTGCTAAAAGttttacattaaagggactgtttgtaactttttaagcgtatataTATACCGGGTctggacacatgcgcgctcgcatatgcgcgttcgcgtgtgcctctcctcctctgcctgcttgccttcactcagacagagcgcgcgttctcgctcagctcgctccacctttagacgtgaacgtgcgctccctccacactgcagaagagttagtttagctctgagaatatctagtgaatgcacagtggacgtttgtgcagaaataaatgctgcagctcctccagaccaacagaggttttccgtgtcttgtgaagtgacggagctctgcagagagacacgttgtagtctcgttaccgaccgggtgccggtgtttcTTGCCAAGCTAGCTAGCTCAACCACCTGGGCTCACGTGTTCTCTGTTGTTTCCTCCTCATTTGTCCTCAATGTAAATTCAGAAATTTGCAAGTTGAAGTTAGCAAGTTGTAATCGACGCGACGGACGGATTTTG harbors:
- the si:dkey-86e18.1 gene encoding uncharacterized protein si:dkey-86e18.1 yields the protein MARNEEKQQGKLNRLWLQKEREEGRLKDVHERRPKLSTLNSASSVKKWIPSIKNEIEYYLQQSQLFHYPERKIAEFQLHMEALEREYKRFITKLRVLDPACKHKPWTPRAYCKRRADTQDSPSIVKHPRPYESHGGSSQLSGGENDLTSNCHKTSAPARQGPFSRFQTPVPTNPNSETSEAVCADQDQDQPLSFDHMRLAVAAAAFRGPPVQQGSSQTQSLARVLQSGLPNLVNASLRQTLSTQSRDDDGATVGTVVVQRRKLDCEVAERIPGKSSNAGTIEERTGHVLGLDCYSSSDEECDT